CCTCGTCGCCGACTACTTCTTCCCCGACTCGGAGTTGAGCGCCGAAGAAGCCGCGTTCATCCGGACGAGTCGACAACTACAAGAAGAGGACTTCGAGCTCGTCGAACGGCAGTTCGCGGGGCTCGAGATGGGCGCGCTCTCGCAGGCGCAACTCGGTCCAAACGAACACACCGTCCATCGGCTCCACCTGCTGGCGCAGGAGGCGTACGACGCCTGACGATGTGTCCGAAACGCCGCCCGAGCCGCTCGAACCGAGCGCGCGCTCCCTTCGTCGTCTCCTGTCCCGACTGCGAGCGCTCCCACGCGGTCGACCGACCGAACGAGGCGGTCGCGTTCTTCCGCCGCCACGAGCGCCTCACGGGCCACGCAGTCGAGTGGGAACGCCCTGCTCTCGACGTCGAAGGCCTCCGTGCCGCCCCGACCGACCGGAGCCTCGACGCCGTCATCTCGTGGTTGGACGAACAGTACGACGACGGCGTGCCGCTCGGGGTCGTCACCGCAGTGCGGAGCGACCAGGGCGTCTCGATGCACGAGACGTTCGAGGCGATCGAAGCCCGGCGGCTGTCCGGGGCGCTGTACGAACCCCGCGACGACCACCTCCAGCCCGTTTGACCCCTCACTCGTCGAGTTAACAGGGGTCACGGCTAGTTTATGTCGGCGTTCGTCCTCTTGATTGCGATGCGTTCACAAAGCACACCTACGGCGAAGTACGACCTCGAACTCGGCCGCCTCGGTGCGAAACTCGCGGTCTCGGCGGACGAAACCGAGGCCGCCGTCGCGGTCGTCGAGCACACGCTCGCCCCGCGTTCGCTCGCCGCGCCGTTGCACCGCCACAGCCGCGAGGACGAGATCTCCTACGTGCTGGCCGGTGAGATGACCGTCCTGGCCGGTGACGAACGCTCGACCGTCTCGGCGGGGGAGTTCGCAGTGAAAGGGCGGGACACCTGGCACACCTTCTGGAACGCCGGTGACGACCCGCTTCGGTTCCTCGAGATCATCGCGCCGGGCGAGTTCGCCGGCCTCTTTGCGGAGGTCGCCGAACTCTTTCCGCTGGACCCGACGGACGAAGAGAAGATGGCCGGCTATCAGGCGATCAACGAGCGCTACGGGTTCGAGGTCGACTTCGAGAGCGTCCCGCGACTGTGTGAGGAGTACGGACTCCGGATGTAGTGCACATCGTCCGGACGCCGGTGTCGGCGATTCCGGCGCTCCCGGCGATCCGACTCGAACGGAGCCCGAAAGTACGGCTCTGTCGTCGTTTTCCCATTCGTGATAATTTTTATTCGTTCTGTAGTAAATCTTTTTGCCTCGGGGCGCGTCCGGGAGAACATGGGACCGAGAATCACCCTCAGCAAGCCCTACCGCGGCTTCGACGCGGAGACCGAGTTCGAACGGATCGCGACGTACGGCGGCTGGCACCTCGCGGCGGCCAAACTGGAGGCCGCTGACGGCTCCGACCGACGCATCGAAGTGACCGCCGGCGAACTCAAGCAGCACTTCGCCGCGTAGCGACACCGTCCGGGATCGCCCCACGGATCGATTTTTGAGTGAGAACGGAGCACGGCGGGAGTGGCTGCCGCAGACCCTCGTCAGGGACGGCCGCGTGGGATATCGAGGGGCGGACCCGGGACGTCGACGGGCGGGGCCGAACTCCGTCTATCCAGTGTCGGACCCGTCGTACAGCGTTATCGACACCGCCCCGTACCCTTCGTAGAACGGCTGGAGGCCCCCGTCAGTTCCGCCGGTCGCGATGCGTCCGTCCGGCGTGTCGAACACGAAGCTGTTCTCGATGGGGAACTCGTTCGTGGGTTCGCCGACGAGGTTCTGACGGACCTCGGCGACGGGGACGCGCTCGTACGTCGTGGTCTCGTCGGATCCGACCGCCCGGACCGTGACGTCCGCGAGGAGAGTACGGCCGGCAGCCCGGTGGAGGGACGCGTGTGTGACGGCCGTGCGGACGTGGTCGTACGTCGCCGGCAGCGGGTCGGGGTCGGTCTGATAGCGAACCTCGCCCATCGGCCAGAAGTTGCTGATGGCGTTGCCGAAGAAGCCCCCGGCGATGTCCTGCTGTGCGAACACCAGTGCGTACGCCGAGCCGTGCCGCCCCGAGAGGAGGCTGTGTGCGCCCATCACACCCCGGTGCTCGTCGGCGACGACGGTGACGGGTGGCGTCGCGTCCCACGTCTTCACCAGGGTTCCGAACCGCTCCCAGTCGACGGACGGCGACGACTGGTCGAGCGGTGCGACGAGTTGGAGGTAGATCGTCACACCCCGATCGATGGCCGCCGAGAGCGGCTCTCGGAGGTGTGTGAACTCGGTCGACGGGACCGTCAGCACCACCTCGTGGCGCGCCCGTTCGACGGTCCGGGCGATGCGCTTGCGGACCGTCGCCCGGGAGCGGACGATCTCGACGGAGGGTTCGCTCACGTCCGACCGTCGGAACAGCGTCTCGATCGCGTCGCTCAGCCGGTCAAGTCGCTCGCTGAACGTTCCGAGCGCTTCGTCGGGTGGGCGAGCGCGGAGGAGCGTCGGACTGGCCGCCTCGTCGACGGTGATCAACCCCCGATCGGCGAGTTCGGCCGCGAGTTCGTAGACGTACCCCTGTGAGACACCGGCCGCGGCCGACACCTCGTTCGTCGTCGCCTCGCCCGACCGGAGGATCGCGAGGTACGCCTCGGCCTCCTTCTCCGAGAGGCCGAAGCTCACGAGATGAGTGCGGAGCGCGTCTTCAGACATGGAAGAGGATTGTATGACTACCTACAAAATACTTTTCCGGAGCTGTGTCGTGGTCGGGGCATGGAGACGGCCACCCAGGGCGAACCGGCACGTGCAGCCGACAGCCGTCGACGGTGGACGCTGGCGGTGTTCGCGTTCATCGCACTCGAGGGGGCGACTCGGCAGGTAGTCGGGGCATTGATCCCCACGTTGCGGACGAGTTTCGGAACGCCGGAGTGGCAGTTGGGGCTCGTCGCGCCGGCGGGAACGATCGGTTTCTTGCTGCTCGTCGCCGCCTCCGGCGCGGTCGCCGGGCGGGTCGACACCCGCCGACTGTTGTTTTTCGGGATCGTCGGGAGCGGCGTCGGTGCCTTTGCGATGGGACTCGTCCCGTCGTTCGGGGTCTTCCTGGCCGCACTGACCCTCCGTGGAGCGCTCTCCGGCGTCGGCCGTGGCGGTGATCGACCGCTGTTGAGTCACCTCTACCCCCACCATCGCGGCCGCCTGTTCGGCTTCTACGACATGATGTGGGCCGTCGGGGCCACGCTCGGACCGCTCGTCGTCACGGCGGCGCTGTGGGCCGAGAACTGGCGACTGGCGTACTACGCGCTCGGCGTGTCTTACCTGCCCGTGGCCGCGCTCGTCTGGTCGCTCCCGAGTCCGTCCGTCGACGGCGGCGACGATCCCCTGACCCGTGCCGGGGTGTACCGGATCGCTCGAAAGCCGGCGGTGCTCGTGATGGCGGCAGGCATCCTGTTTTCGGCCGGAGTCGAGGGGGGACTGTTCACGTGGCTGACGACGTACGCACAGGGACGGCTCTCCGGATCGCTGGTGACGGTGTCGTTGAGCGTCCTGTTGGTCGCTTACGTTCCGGGGCGGTTCGCCGCGGGGTCGCTCTCCGACCGGTTCGGCTACCTCCCGTTGGCGTTCGGGTTAGGGGTGCTCTGTGTGCTCTCCACCGCGTACACGTTCGTCCTGGCGTCCGGGCCGTTCCTGCTGGTCGGGGTGTTCTGTGTCGGACTCTCGCTGTCCGGGCTGTATCCGACGCTGCTGGCGTACGCGACGGAGAGCACACCCGAACACAGTGCGCCGGTCAACGCGATCGGGTTGGTCGTCGCGTCGGTCGGTATCGCCGGCGTGCCCGCCGTGATGGGGTTCGTCATCGAGGGATCGGGCGTCGCCGCGGCGATGCGACTCCTGATCGTCCCCCTCGTCGGACTGATCGTCGTCACCGCTGTCGCGTGGAGACGCCTCGGAACGGCCGCGTAGACGGGGGGCGGCGAGGCGGTCGGGAGAACGCAAAGAGAGAGCGACGGGGCAACGAGGTGTCGTCGTGTCTGGCGGAAAGTATATTTATTTGTCTGCTGAAGTGGAATGTGTGAGAAGACGGAACGTTCTCGGGCTGATCGGTACGGGGGTCGCTGGGACCAGTGGCTGCCTCCGGTTGCAGGGCGGGGAGAATTCGACGCCGGACGGGTCGTCGACGCCGGCGGGGTCACCGACGCCAGATGAGACTCCGTCGGATGGAACTCAACCAGACGACGGATCCGCGGAGGTAACGCTGACCGAAAGTTGGACCGGCGAGAGGGGTATCGACTTTATCTGGACAGTCGAAGGGGTTTTTTATTACAACGGTTACAACTACGCCGCCGAGGCGTCACACGGTGACGGCGTCAGGTGGTCGGCCGACACGACGCACGACGGGGTAGATGAGAACCTGGGTGCCGATGCGTTTGCAACCGATGGTCGGCACATGGTTTTCGGGTACGTTCCGGACCCCGAAGGGAACGAAGAGCAAGGTGGTCACTTCCACGCATACGACAGAGGAACCGGTGAAGAAGTGTGGGCCGCGAGTGCGCGGTCGGATGGAAAGCACAACTACACGATCGGTGCTACAGTGATCGACGACATCGCCGTTCTCGCCGTCACGGACTACGGGTCGATGAGTCAGCAAGAACCGCTCGTATGGGGCGTCGATATCGAAACAGGCGAAGAGAGATGGCGGACCGACCAGTCGGCACTTCCGAGGTCGTTCATCAGCTATCTCGGCAGTTACGACGGTGAGGTTTACGTTGGGATGATGCCAGGCGGTGTGCAGGTGCTCGCAGGCGACACGGGCAGGGTGACTGACACACACGAATCGTGGTATATAGACAAATCCTGGGGCGAATCGTTCGGGGAGATACACGGAGAGACACTGTTTGCGGCCTCCGAAGAAACGCTCGCCGCGCATCCACTCGGAGGGAACGGTCTCTCGTGGTCGACATCCGGGCTCGGTAGCGTGCACACGCCCCCCGCAGTCGACAATTCGCTGGTCGTCGTTGGCACCGAGGAGGGCGATGTGTACGCGTTCGAGCGTGGCTCCGGTGAGACGCGGTGGGAAGCCAGCATCACCAACCCCGTGGGGGCGATCGAAACGACGGGATCACACGTCTGGGTCGGGGATACGGATATCGGGCTGACGGCCTACGACCGAGAGACCGGTTCGCTGGTACACCGGTCGACGAAAT
This Salinigranum marinum DNA region includes the following protein-coding sequences:
- a CDS encoding DUF7542 family protein is translated as MCPKRRPSRSNRARAPFVVSCPDCERSHAVDRPNEAVAFFRRHERLTGHAVEWERPALDVEGLRAAPTDRSLDAVISWLDEQYDDGVPLGVVTAVRSDQGVSMHETFEAIEARRLSGALYEPRDDHLQPV
- a CDS encoding cupin domain-containing protein; this translates as MRSQSTPTAKYDLELGRLGAKLAVSADETEAAVAVVEHTLAPRSLAAPLHRHSREDEISYVLAGEMTVLAGDERSTVSAGEFAVKGRDTWHTFWNAGDDPLRFLEIIAPGEFAGLFAEVAELFPLDPTDEEKMAGYQAINERYGFEVDFESVPRLCEEYGLRM
- a CDS encoding TrmB family transcriptional regulator; amino-acid sequence: MSEDALRTHLVSFGLSEKEAEAYLAILRSGEATTNEVSAAAGVSQGYVYELAAELADRGLITVDEAASPTLLRARPPDEALGTFSERLDRLSDAIETLFRRSDVSEPSVEIVRSRATVRKRIARTVERARHEVVLTVPSTEFTHLREPLSAAIDRGVTIYLQLVAPLDQSSPSVDWERFGTLVKTWDATPPVTVVADEHRGVMGAHSLLSGRHGSAYALVFAQQDIAGGFFGNAISNFWPMGEVRYQTDPDPLPATYDHVRTAVTHASLHRAAGRTLLADVTVRAVGSDETTTYERVPVAEVRQNLVGEPTNEFPIENSFVFDTPDGRIATGGTDGGLQPFYEGYGAVSITLYDGSDTG
- a CDS encoding MFS transporter yields the protein METATQGEPARAADSRRRWTLAVFAFIALEGATRQVVGALIPTLRTSFGTPEWQLGLVAPAGTIGFLLLVAASGAVAGRVDTRRLLFFGIVGSGVGAFAMGLVPSFGVFLAALTLRGALSGVGRGGDRPLLSHLYPHHRGRLFGFYDMMWAVGATLGPLVVTAALWAENWRLAYYALGVSYLPVAALVWSLPSPSVDGGDDPLTRAGVYRIARKPAVLVMAAGILFSAGVEGGLFTWLTTYAQGRLSGSLVTVSLSVLLVAYVPGRFAAGSLSDRFGYLPLAFGLGVLCVLSTAYTFVLASGPFLLVGVFCVGLSLSGLYPTLLAYATESTPEHSAPVNAIGLVVASVGIAGVPAVMGFVIEGSGVAAAMRLLIVPLVGLIVVTAVAWRRLGTAA
- a CDS encoding PQQ-binding-like beta-propeller repeat protein; protein product: MSGGKYIYLSAEVECVRRRNVLGLIGTGVAGTSGCLRLQGGENSTPDGSSTPAGSPTPDETPSDGTQPDDGSAEVTLTESWTGERGIDFIWTVEGVFYYNGYNYAAEASHGDGVRWSADTTHDGVDENLGADAFATDGRHMVFGYVPDPEGNEEQGGHFHAYDRGTGEEVWAASARSDGKHNYTIGATVIDDIAVLAVTDYGSMSQQEPLVWGVDIETGEERWRTDQSALPRSFISYLGSYDGEVYVGMMPGGVQVLAGDTGRVTDTHESWYIDKSWGESFGEIHGETLFAASEETLAAHPLGGNGLSWSTSGLGSVHTPPAVDNSLVVVGTEEGDVYAFERGSGETRWEASITNPVGAIETTGSHVWVGDTDIGLTAYDRETGSLVHRSTKSVNGDDIAVADDVLLLGGDTATAYTID